The proteins below are encoded in one region of Thermosulfurimonas marina:
- a CDS encoding HypC/HybG/HupF family hydrogenase formation chaperone produces the protein MCVGVPMRLKEIDYPLGVAEAEGVEMPVYLHLIPEEELSPGDWVIVHVGFALQKIRPEEARETWEILREIEALSGHA, from the coding sequence ATGTGCGTAGGGGTACCCATGCGGCTCAAAGAGATAGACTATCCCCTGGGAGTGGCCGAGGCCGAAGGGGTGGAAATGCCGGTCTATCTCCACCTCATTCCCGAAGAAGAACTTTCCCCCGGAGACTGGGTAATCGTACACGTGGGCTTTGCCCTGCAAAAAATCCGCCCGGAAGAGGCCCGCGAGACCTGGGAAATCCTGCGCGAAATAGAAGCCCTCTCCGGCCATGCATGA
- a CDS encoding hydrogenase maturation nickel metallochaperone HypA — translation MHEASLALALAEELLGLLEREGGRKVLSFTVEVGELSGVDLEALRTACEALIRTHPALSRTRMELRTVPACWRCRNCGRTFKGDWWTLCPDCGAEERDLLSGEELLLREVELEV, via the coding sequence ATGCATGAGGCCTCTCTGGCTTTGGCCCTAGCCGAAGAACTCCTGGGGCTCCTCGAACGGGAAGGGGGACGAAAGGTGCTTTCTTTTACCGTAGAAGTGGGAGAACTTTCCGGGGTGGATCTGGAGGCCCTGCGGACGGCCTGCGAGGCCCTGATACGCACCCATCCCGCCCTTTCCCGGACCCGGATGGAGTTAAGAACCGTTCCGGCCTGCTGGCGGTGCCGGAACTGCGGAAGGACCTTCAAAGGTGACTGGTGGACCCTTTGTCCGGACTGCGGGGCCGAGGAAAGGGATCTCCTTTCCGGGGAGGAACTCCTCCTGCGGGAGGTGGAGCTGGAGGTCTAA
- the hypB gene encoding hydrogenase nickel incorporation protein HypB translates to MCESCGCGERSLRVEVAREILSRNKEVAERNRAWFQRLGVKAVNLVGSPGAGKTTLIEATARALSGRRLAVIEGDPETRRDAERLESLGIPVAAVTTGGVCHLDAAMVHRAFHELAGPPPEILFIENVGNLLCPADFDLGEELSVVVLSVTEGEDKPEKYPQAFRRARALVLTKLDLLPYVDFDPEKVAERARRINPEIEIFRVSARTGEGLEEWVKFLLE, encoded by the coding sequence ATGTGTGAGAGTTGCGGTTGCGGGGAAAGATCCCTGCGGGTGGAGGTGGCCCGGGAAATCCTCTCGCGCAATAAAGAGGTGGCGGAGCGCAACCGGGCCTGGTTTCAGCGGCTGGGAGTCAAGGCCGTAAATCTGGTGGGTTCCCCCGGAGCCGGAAAGACCACCCTTATCGAGGCCACGGCCCGCGCCCTTTCCGGAAGGCGCCTGGCGGTCATTGAGGGGGACCCCGAAACCCGGCGGGACGCCGAGCGCCTGGAGTCCCTGGGGATCCCGGTGGCGGCCGTGACCACCGGGGGCGTGTGTCATCTGGATGCGGCCATGGTCCACCGGGCCTTTCACGAACTGGCCGGTCCTCCCCCGGAGATCCTTTTTATCGAAAACGTGGGCAACCTCCTGTGCCCCGCGGATTTTGACCTGGGAGAGGAGCTTTCCGTCGTGGTCCTTTCGGTGACCGAGGGAGAAGACAAACCCGAAAAGTATCCCCAGGCCTTCCGGCGGGCCCGGGCTCTGGTCCTTACCAAGCTGGATCTTCTGCCCTATGTGGACTTTGACCCGGAAAAGGTGGCCGAACGGGCCCGGAGGATCAATCCCGAAATAGAGATCTTTCGGGTCTCCGCCCGCACCGGAGAAGGCCTTGAGGAGTGGGTAAAGTTTCTTCTAGAATAA